One window from the genome of Salisaeta longa DSM 21114 encodes:
- the folK gene encoding 2-amino-4-hydroxy-6-hydroxymethyldihydropteridine diphosphokinase, whose amino-acid sequence MPDPVLAFAALGANLGDRCARLQQAVDALAALAHTRIVNLSDVYETEAHTRSPTDTQPDYLNAVVALRTAQSPEALLDASQRIEQQAGRKRSPDAPRWQPRPLDIDWLAVGPHTCSTARLTLPHPRLADRRFVLRPWADCAPNFHVPAPFETTVHALLHQCPDRSACRPAVSCTLTWPSDA is encoded by the coding sequence ATGCCTGACCCCGTGCTTGCCTTTGCGGCCCTCGGCGCGAACCTGGGCGATCGGTGCGCGCGCCTGCAACAGGCCGTTGATGCCCTCGCCGCGCTGGCCCACACCCGCATCGTCAACCTATCGGACGTGTACGAAACCGAGGCGCACACCCGCAGCCCAACGGACACGCAGCCCGATTACCTCAACGCTGTCGTGGCGCTTCGCACCGCCCAGTCGCCCGAAGCGCTGCTGGACGCATCGCAGCGCATCGAGCAGCAGGCGGGCCGCAAGCGCTCGCCCGATGCCCCGCGGTGGCAGCCGCGCCCGCTCGACATCGACTGGCTGGCCGTGGGGCCGCACACGTGCAGTACCGCGCGGCTCACGCTCCCGCACCCGCGGCTGGCCGACCGGCGGTTTGTATTGCGCCCGTGGGCCGACTGCGCCCCGAACTTCCACGTGCCCGCACCGTTCGAAACGACGGTACACGCGTTGCTTCATCAATGCCCCGACCGCAGTGCTTGCCGGCCTGCGGTTTCCTGTACGCTCACCTGGCCGTCTGACGCTTAA